The DNA window GGATAGACGACTCCTGCCGCTGGCTGATACTTTGCCGGGTCGGCGGACTTGAGCATCTTTACCGCCTCGAAGGTCTCCTGGCCGGTGCCGTGGAGGACGGCGTCGGTGCTTTCGTCGTACATGGCTTGGAATGCGTTCGATAGGGCGCTGGTCTGCTGGCCTTTGCCGGCGACAGAAAAGTTGGCGACGTTCGCCACGGCGACCGCTGGAACTTTGCCGGCGAGCGCCCGGGGAACCTGGGTGCCCAGGGCTACCGCGCGGAACGGGGAAGGCTTGCCCGACAATTTCTCGTCGCCCAGGGCGCGGTTGAGCCAGCCGTCTTCGGTCGACTTGATGCCGGGGGTGCCGCTCTCCATGAAGTCCTGGGCATCGAAGTGCGAGCGCGACGGATCCGTCGATCCTGCGGCATGAATTACCGCCAGATGCCCCTGGTCATAGAGCGGCTTGAAGGACGCCAGCGCGGGATGCAGGCCAAAGAAGCCGTCCAGGTCCAGAACTTCGTTCTGTTTGATCGCGATCGACGGCCGCATCGAGTAGTAGTTCTTCTCGCGGTATGGCACGACGACATTTAGTCCATCCGCCGCTCCGCGCTGAAAGAGAACCACCAGCTTCTTCTTGTTTGCAGCAGCTGTGGTCACCTCCGCCATCACGCTGCGGTGCAGGAAGGCGGGAATCACGGAGGTGCCGATAAGGGCGAGCGCCCCGTCCTTCATAAACCCGCGCCGCGAAACCGTGCGCCTGGCCAGATCTCGCCCGCGCAGGTCACAGCCCCAATCGCTCGAATCGCTCAAAATCGCCATGGCAGACTCCACATCGCAGCAGGCTTGGACCGAACGCCCGCAGCATCTCTACTCAGTCAAACGCCGATCTGCGGGTTAAGTTGCACTAAAACGCTGCCAGCTCCGCAATCGCTTTATAGACATCATCCGCCTGTGGCAGAATCACATCCTCCAAGGCGGGCTGATAGGCCACAAAGGTGTCCATTGCGGCTACACGGCGGACGGGAGCGTCGAGGTCGTGGAAGAGCTCTTCGCCGATCCGGGCCGCGATCTCTGCGCCGTAACCCCAGCTCTGCATGTCCTCGTGGGCGACGATTACGCGGTTTGTTTTCTTCACGGACTCGGCGATCGTCTCCCAATCGTAGGGGCTGAGTGTTCGCAGGTCGATCAGCTCGACGCTGATGCCCTTTTCGCGCTCGATCTTTACCGCAGCCTGCAGCGCCCTTGGAACAACCGCTCCGTAGGTGACGACCGTGAGGTCTTTTCCGGGCTTCACGATCTTTGCTTTGCCGAACGGGATCGCGTACTCCGGGCCGGGATACATCGCGCGGCCGAAGGTCTCGCGGTAGAGGCGCTTGTGTTCGAGGAAGAGGACGGGGTCGTCGCAGCGGATGGCGGTCCGCAGCAGGCCGACGGCGTCGAGGGCGTTCGAGGGCATGACGACTCGCACGCCGGGAGTGTGGGTGAAGATGCTCTCGCCGGACTGGGAGTGGTAGATGGAGCCGCCGGTAAGATAGCCGCCGATGGGTACGCGGATCAGGACCGGGCAGCTGTACTCGCCGTTTGAGCGCCAACGGATCACGGAGAGTTCGTTCCGCATCTGGTGGACGGCAGGCCAGATGTAGTCGAAGAACTGGATCTCAACGACGGGCTTCATGCCGCGGACGGCCATGCCGATCGCGCGGCCAACGATGTTGGCCTCGGCCAGGGGGGAGTTCCAGCAGCGGTCGTTGCCGAACTCGTTCTGGAGGCCGGAGGTGAGCTTGAAGACGCCGCCCTTACCCTTGATCTTCCCTGCCCGGAGCGCCGCGTCGCGGGTCGCGTCGGCGACGTCTTCGCCGAAGACAACGATGCGCTCGTCGCGTCGCATCTCGTCCTTGAGGCAGGCGTTGATGAGGTCGGCCATGGTGCGTTCGGCGTCGTCGGGGGTGCGCTGGGGCTCGGTTGCGAAGCGCCCGTCGGTGACGCTCAGGTCTTCGGAGTAGACATGCTTTTCAATCGCTTCGCGGGTTGCGACCGGCAGCGGGGCGCGGACGGCGCGGTCTGCCGCGCGCTGGACTTCTTCGTCCACCTGGCGCTCGAGGCGGTCGATCTCGGCTTCATTGAGGATGCCCTCGCGTAGAAGGTACATCTGCATCCGGGCGATCGGGTCCTTCAGCGAGTCGGCTTCGACCTCTTCGGCGGAGCGGTACTGGCGCTCATCGTCCGAGAGCGAGTGGGAGTACGGACGCACCACGTGGCCATGCACCAGCGCGGGGCCGTGGCCTGCGCGGCAGTAGGCGACTGCCTCCACCATCGCTTTGTAGCTGGCGATGGCGTCGGTGCCGTCGATCTCCGCGAAGTGGAAGTTGGGGAAGTTCGCGACCAGCTTCGAGATGTTTCCGCCGGGGGTGTTGGCCTCTACGGGCGTGGAGATGGCGTAGCCGTTGTCTTCGACGACGAAGACGATGGGCAGTCTGGCGTTTGAGGCAGTGTTCAGCGACTCCCAGAACTCGCCCTGGCTGGTGGAGCCTTCGCCGATGGAGACGTAGACGACCTCGTCGGCTTCGAACTTAACCTCTTTGAACTGCCGGTAGTCGATGCCTGAGGAGATGGCTGGCTTCGCTAGGGCTTCGGGATGATTGCGGAAGTAGCGGCCTGCTTCGGCGCAGCCTACCGCGTGAAGGCACTGGGTCGCCGTGGCGGAGGATTGCGTCACGATATTCAGCTTCTTGATGCCCCAGTGCGAGGGCATCTGGCGGCCGCCGCTGGCGGGGTCGTCGGCGGCTCCGACAGCCTGGAGGAGTTGCTCTTCGACGGTATTGCCGAGGGTGAGGCAGATGGCGCGGTCGCGATAGTAGGGGAAAAACCAGTCGTAGCCTGGCTTCATCGCCATTCCGGCGGCGACCAGCAGGGCTTCGTGCCCCGCGCAGGAGATCTGGAAGAAGATCTTCTGCTGCCGCTTGAGGACGATCTCGCGGTCGTCGGTCCGGCGTGAGAGGTACATGAGCCGGTAGAACTCAATCAATTGTTCGCGATCTAACAGGGTATCGTCCGCTTCCTGCACAGACGTGGACGAGCCGTTAAGGCTCGGTAAAGTTTTGCGACCCATGCCATTTTCCTCAGAGCGATTGACGATCCGAACCACACCCGATTGTACCGATTTCTTCGTGGATTCACACTTTGCCACAGGGTCCATTCGGGGGCTCGCCGAAAAAGACGGAGACAGGACGAAAAGCGTACCTCAGCGGCTAAAGCCGCATTGCAAGTAAATTGATTTCGGCATGGCTGACGCCGTGCCCTTAAGCAAAACCTCGTATTTCAACGAGCTTCCAGGGCGGGCAAATCGGCCGGGTATTTCAACAAGCTCCTGGAGGGCAAATCGGCCCCTGTTGAGCGGCAACAACGTTGTGGCAAAGCAAAAGGATGGCTGCAGGAGCTGCGCAACCATCCCTTGGATGATACCGACAGCGGAGAGGCTTATCCGTGGCGGAGTTTGTGCGCGACTTTCAGTCCGAAGCGCACCGGGACGATCGCCTTCGCCTTGAGGCCATCGAGCTGCAGATTCTTGGTCGGAGGGGTCGGATGCAATCCGGCCTTGCGCTCGAAGTAATTGAAGGCGCGGGTGAGGCCGATCTGCTTGTCAAGGGCTGTCTCATAGACCAGGCTGTAGGAGATCGAGCGAACCGCGCGCGTCTGAACCCAGTGCGGAGAGTTCTGCGGCTGGTGGAATCCGACTCCGGCCTTCAGCGGGAAGAAATGATCCTGATCTGGGTTCAGCTTGGACATGTCCAACTGGCCGATGCTGACCCGGCCACGGGAGTAGAACTCTTCGAGCTCCGGTTCTGTGACCTGATCGGGCGGGTAGGCGTGGTAGTCCTTGTCTCCTTCAATCTGCGCGAAGAACGCAACTTCAGGGTCGAAGTGAAGCGCCGTCGTCGCGGCAGCAGAGGTGATGAAGACGCTCGACTGGATCCTGCGAATCGGCTGGTTGCCGAGTCCGCCCGGCAGTGCGCGAAGCTGCTGAATGAGGCTGTTCATCAGGGTCCGGAAACGTACGTCGTAGTTCTCCGGCCGCTTCAGCAGGATGCGGGTAGGCTTCTCATCGAGCCTGCGGATCGCCTCAACCGGCCTCAGCACGATCTGCTCGGTATCAAAGAACGCGGCATCTGCCTTGGGGCTGGTGCCGGTCACGAAGTAGTCGTTCGCGGAGGCGGTGGTGTAGCGATCCGCCAGGTCGCAGATGGCCTCGAACTGGAAGAGATCGAGCTTGTGCAGGTTGTGCTGGAAACCGAAGGGCGTGTTGTTGTACAGGGCCGAGTAAGAAGCTGGGTCAATCTCCAGGCGAGCATCGTTCGATGTGAGCGTCTCTACCGAAGGTAGAGCGGATGTCGACTGGGAGGGCTTAGAGAGTTCGGACAGGACGTGAGCGGCCAAGACAACCTCCGGCAAGCGCGTATGCGGATTTCTACAATATGGTTGCAAGTTAGCAGACCCTGCGTGCCAGATCACTCAATAAGGCCATCGACACAGGACGAGAGTAACCAGGTTTGGAGGTTACGGTAATCGGCAAGTTTTCGCTTTCGCAGACGGGAGAATTGCCCGTCCGAGCGGCG is part of the Granulicella aggregans genome and encodes:
- a CDS encoding alpha-ketoacid dehydrogenase subunit alpha/beta, which produces MGRKTLPSLNGSSTSVQEADDTLLDREQLIEFYRLMYLSRRTDDREIVLKRQQKIFFQISCAGHEALLVAAGMAMKPGYDWFFPYYRDRAICLTLGNTVEEQLLQAVGAADDPASGGRQMPSHWGIKKLNIVTQSSATATQCLHAVGCAEAGRYFRNHPEALAKPAISSGIDYRQFKEVKFEADEVVYVSIGEGSTSQGEFWESLNTASNARLPIVFVVEDNGYAISTPVEANTPGGNISKLVANFPNFHFAEIDGTDAIASYKAMVEAVAYCRAGHGPALVHGHVVRPYSHSLSDDERQYRSAEEVEADSLKDPIARMQMYLLREGILNEAEIDRLERQVDEEVQRAADRAVRAPLPVATREAIEKHVYSEDLSVTDGRFATEPQRTPDDAERTMADLINACLKDEMRRDERIVVFGEDVADATRDAALRAGKIKGKGGVFKLTSGLQNEFGNDRCWNSPLAEANIVGRAIGMAVRGMKPVVEIQFFDYIWPAVHQMRNELSVIRWRSNGEYSCPVLIRVPIGGYLTGGSIYHSQSGESIFTHTPGVRVVMPSNALDAVGLLRTAIRCDDPVLFLEHKRLYRETFGRAMYPGPEYAIPFGKAKIVKPGKDLTVVTYGAVVPRALQAAVKIEREKGISVELIDLRTLSPYDWETIAESVKKTNRVIVAHEDMQSWGYGAEIAARIGEELFHDLDAPVRRVAAMDTFVAYQPALEDVILPQADDVYKAIAELAAF
- a CDS encoding DUF1501 domain-containing protein, translating into MAILSDSSDWGCDLRGRDLARRTVSRRGFMKDGALALIGTSVIPAFLHRSVMAEVTTAAANKKKLVVLFQRGAADGLNVVVPYREKNYYSMRPSIAIKQNEVLDLDGFFGLHPALASFKPLYDQGHLAVIHAAGSTDPSRSHFDAQDFMESGTPGIKSTEDGWLNRALGDEKLSGKPSPFRAVALGTQVPRALAGKVPAVAVANVANFSVAGKGQQTSALSNAFQAMYDESTDAVLHGTGQETFEAVKMLKSADPAKYQPAAGVVYPNGGFGNSMKQIAQLMKANLGVEAAFSDIGGWDTHQNQGAATGQLAGRLKEFSEAISAFWMDMGADAQNITLVTMSEFGRTARQNGTGGTDHGHANVMFVLGGQVKGGKVYGKWPGLSDGQLNEGRDLAVTTDFRRVLGEAAYKTLGSKDMERVFPGARVAPADFLDFV
- a CDS encoding cupin-like domain-containing protein, with translation MAAHVLSELSKPSQSTSALPSVETLTSNDARLEIDPASYSALYNNTPFGFQHNLHKLDLFQFEAICDLADRYTTASANDYFVTGTSPKADAAFFDTEQIVLRPVEAIRRLDEKPTRILLKRPENYDVRFRTLMNSLIQQLRALPGGLGNQPIRRIQSSVFITSAAATTALHFDPEVAFFAQIEGDKDYHAYPPDQVTEPELEEFYSRGRVSIGQLDMSKLNPDQDHFFPLKAGVGFHQPQNSPHWVQTRAVRSISYSLVYETALDKQIGLTRAFNYFERKAGLHPTPPTKNLQLDGLKAKAIVPVRFGLKVAHKLRHG